CCTATTACACCCTAGTTCATATGTAGAATCGAGCCCAGTATAGACCTTAAACAAAGCCCAAATACTGACCCTTGCAATTTTatgtttcttctttctcttttctcaaaGCCTAAATAAATTTAAGGTATCTAAATTTTCATGTGTACACATACACCTAAGCAAAATACGACAAGAAAGTAGAATAGCAAAACAATCGATATCACAATGAGTccattatgatatattttctaccgtccctaatgaaaaattaaaaagtatatttttatatatttttgttccaATTCTGTAGTGTTTTTATTAGCATTATAAGCCTTCATACTAAACGGGCGCTTTATCTGTTGGTCCATTTAATTTGATCTTGAGTTTTAGTGGCTGAATTTGGATTTTAGGCCTTTGTTTGGTATTTCTTAGTTGCTTCTCCTCATATTTTTGAAGACTCTCGCTATTCTTTTGTGATCATCAGCTACAATAAAGAGTGGCTTGTTGTCctcttgtttatttattattcagTTGTGTTGTATtcagttaaataaaatttgccTATATATTATGGGTGTTCTCCATAAAAATATGTGATCTAAAAGTTAGAGAAGTGAAAAACTCATTCCGCTAGTGAAAATCCATTCAACCCAAAAGTTTAAGCCTGGTGGGTGAGACATATTAATAAACATTGAATTTATTAGTCTTTTGTTAATTATTCGATATGAAACTATAAACAAGTGAAATTCTAACACTAAGGACCCTTCAAATTAGGATTGGAGTGGGCAAACTGAGTAGTTGAGCACAAAACAAGCaaatctctccttttcttttcataatGTTTTTCTAATTGATACAATGGTAGGTATGTACAAATATCCACTTCTCTCTATATTATGAAAGTTTTTACAGCTCTAAACTAATTTTCAACAATAGGACATTGGAAACGTCTATCCATACTATTGAACATTATCTTAAATAGTTGTAGTTTAATTGAACCCGCAAAATAGAACAATTTTTTGTCAAATGTATTCTAACTTTACTTCTTCTATATACAAAACAATAAATGTCATATGCCAGCCGtcaaaatttatgtttggaATAGTTTGAATATAAAGTAGAAAAATACTAGAACATTAGGGCATTCACTTTCTAAAGTAACAGTATTGATTATAATAGATGATGAGAAGGAAAGCAAAGAGAATTAATCTGCTGAGGTAAAAATGTGCGGAGACCCCTCGCCTAtcggccattttgaaataaccctctcaattttaatctttttcgtATTGGTGAGCTTTTTCAGTTAGCTAAGTTAGAAACTCTGCAATATTTGACAATTCTATTAGCTATCAGTAGTTAATTGTTTTAGTTTAAAATGAATCAAAACTATTACTTTTGATAAAAAACACTTGTGAACTCGATAAAATTTACTCAACCATGAAAGATCAAAATTTATAGTTGAAGGGGTCTTCATGCATTTTTACCATCTACAAATTGATGGATACTTGTGGCCACTAATTAATACTTACTACGATGGGCAATGACCACTTAAgatatagttaaattaaatcaattggaTAAGATATTGTTAATCAAAGCAATTAGATCTTTCAAAGTTAGTGCTCCAAGTTTATGCTCAacacaaaaaagaaagtaaaaatgaaaataaaaataaagttagtGCTCAAAGGAGTGCATCTTTTAGCAACACATTTCATACTAACTGCACACATTTTGCCGCACGCTTTTTTTGATGACTCACCTGAATCCGGCTCGTCACTGTAAGCCTTTCGGTTCGGCATGATCCTTTCCGAGTTAGGGCCTTCTGCTTAAAAGTAAAAAACCCTTATGTAGtatgctactcgcttcgtttattttatttagaaataaatttagctaaaaatttgaatcaactagaattcgaacttgggatctcgggtgcCAACCACcaagttttttgccacttgcgctagggacggtcggtcctaTATTCGCTTCTACAACTcattaagattaaaatttttttttaataaaattagaaaataatttgacCTGGGGCGCCGAGCTATCTCTTCCTGGCCCATCTAGCTATGTTGTGCTTTGCTTGGTCTTGTTTAGCTTTGCTGATTCTTCTTTACCCAGCTTTGGGTCCTTTCTCATTTGCCTTATTTGACTATGTGTTTCCCTTCCTCAAATAGGGTATACttctgtttaatcaaaaaaaaagaaagaaaagaaaataatttgacTAAATTTAATTGGCTAATGAAAATAGAATATGCTTTGAAAAAAATAGGGTTTAAGAGAGATATATCTAACACAAGCAATGCTAGTATACCTAGAAAGGAAGTGTCCTTTGTATAAAGGGCAATATTTGatacttattttattaatttttttgagtgAATTAAGAACTAAGTTTGCTATCAAAAGGGGTTGTATTTTCTATAACTCCTCATCCGAaaattgtagaatttttttgaGTGAACAACtcagtttgctattttttttaaaaaaaaaagttattgtaGGAATATAATACAAAGTTGACAATCGAACTAGCATTAATGtagaaagttttaaaatattctttaaaccTCAGGACGGCGTGTAACGTGCAAAGAggtactaataattaatttggcTGCACAGCTATTGTTCTCAACCGACAAAGCCGTTCGTTGGAACGTGCAAAGATGTCTCCGTCAATTGCTTATAAAAATAACATGGCATAATAAAGTCAACTTAAAGGCATAGACTATCTTCTTCTGAATCAAGAGCAGCAGATAGATCTCTGGCCATAGCTGAACTCGAAACAGTTTGCAAAGCAAGAAGAATTTGATCGAGCACGATCACCCAAATGGCGACGCTGGACGCTCTGTTCGGAAACTGCTCAGAGAAGCTCGCTGCTTTAATCCAGGATGAGGTGGCGATGATTCTCGGAGTGAAGGAAGAGCTCGCGACGCTGCAGAGGAGGATGAAGCGGATCGGCGGCGCGCTGAAGAAAGTAGGGCGGGAGAGGACCGAAGATGCCGCTTGGNGCCCCACGCTGCTGAAGGCGCCGTTGCCACAGCGTCCACCGCCCAAGTTGCCCGACGCTGCCCGAGCCGCATCTGCCATCGCCGCCCGAGCTGCTAAGCCCGAGCCGAACGCCAATCGAACCGACGCCGCGTGCACCATCAACACCATCTTGCCTGTTGCCGTTGCCGCTGAAGCCGAGGTCGCAACGTCTCAATTGATTTGATTGCTTCGGGAATGGGGAGCaagaaaaaaacattaaaaggaaaaaaaatagagtgTTGTTTCTTTGCTTACTCTGAAGTGTACcccataaattttttaatgatattttgagttaaattaaaaaaatgatgagacTTGCATATTGTTAAAAGACGCAAAGAGAGAGCGCCCGGTCATCCACATCTTCTTCAATTGCaaagcaaaacaaaaacaaagaaaaaagagaggaaaaagagcaaaaattgtatatatatatatatatatatatatagaaataatttttttttttgtccgcCGACTTTTCATGTTACCAaaaacaatttattaaaaaaataaactttttcaccatttcaaaaaaaaaatttgtctttttgcatctttttctctctcccatCTAAAAATCTTTTTGCTTTTCAATCTTCGtaagaaataatatattaaaaaaaattttatcttttcaagAGATAATCAAAGCTTCAAAAGCTCAGTTTCTATCTTCATTCCTTGATTTTGATCTCATATAATTTTGAAGTTAGTTTTCATGAACAAAAGAGTaatattttgagttttgaattttgggTTAGCAACTATTTTAATATTAAGAAGTTAATAATTTTTCCGAATGTATTtagtatgaatttaaaatttaaaatttaaaatttaaaataattatatattaatttattaaagtttatatcaaaatattagtGTCAAAATTGTCCGCAGCGAAGCCCGGATTCAACACTAGTATAATACAAAGTTGACAATACAAAGTTGACAATCGAACTAGCATTAATGTagatagttttaaaatattctttaaaccTCAGGACGGCGTGTAACGTGCAAAGAGGTACTAATACTTAATTTGGCTACACAGCTATTGTTCTCAACTGACAAAGCCGTTCGTTGGAACGTGCAAAGATGTCTCTGTCAATTGCTTATAAAAATAACATGGTATAATTAAGTCAACTGATCAAAGGCCTATCTTCTTCTGAATCAAGAGCAGCAGCATAGATCTCTGGCCATAGCTGAACTCGAAACATTTTGCAAAGCAAGAAGAATTTGATCGAGCACCAACACGCAAATGGCGACGCTGGACGCTCTTCTCGGAAACTGCTCAGAGAAGCTCGCTGCTTTAATCCAAGATGAGGTGGCGATGATTCTCGGAGTGAAGGAAGAGCTCGCGAACCTGCAGAGGAGGATGAAGCGGATCGACGACGCACTGAAGAAGGCAGGGCGGGAGAGGACCGAAGATACCGCTTGGCTGAATGAGCTGCAAAGTATCTTGCATGAAGCAAACAATGTCTTTGACGACCTCAGGTATGAGCTGCCGTCCGCATCTTCATCAGTTCTGTCGATTCTCTGCTGCCTTCCTATGTTCTCTTTCTTCAACTTCATTCGTGCTCGTCACAACTTAGCCAATAGAATCAGAGCCCTCAACAATAGAATCGATGAAGTTGCAAAGGACCAGTGGATCTTTAGTCTTGAGTCGGCAAAGACGGTGGGTCAAGTGGCGAGCATGTCGTCCACGCGCGAGACTTGTGAGATCATGGAATCCGACGTCGTCGGGAGAGAGATCGATGATGCTACCGACGAATTGGTCGAGATGATAGTCACGAACAACCGACGGACTTTTCAAGTGATTGCTGTAGCAGGCATGGGAGGGATCGGCAAGACCACGCTCGCTCAGAAGGTGTACAACAACCCGAGAATTGGAGACCACTTCCAGGTAAGAATTTGGATTTGCGTCACCCAAAAATATTCAGATGTTCGATTAACGCAGGACATCATTCGAAAAGCCGGAGGAAGTTGCGGCACTGCCGAACGGCTCTGCGAATTGCTCCCTATTCTCTGCCGGACTCTTGGAGGGCGGAGCATCTTTCTCGTGCTGGATGATGTATGGCGATCGGACGTATGGACCGATTTACTCCGAAACCCGCTGCAAAATGGAGCAGCTAGTGGATGTGTTCTGGTGACCACAAGAGACCAGAACGTTGCGATGAGAATGGGGGCGAAACACATTCACTGGGTGGAGAAAATGACTGTTGATTCAGGCTGGGAGTTGCTTTGTAAGAGAACATATctcgaagaagaaggagaagatgtgCAATGTTTGAGAAGTGTGGGGGTTCAAATTGTTAACAAATGCGGCAGCCTTCCGCTTGCAATTAAAGTGATTGCCGGTGTCTTAACCACCAAGGAGAAAAGCAGAAAAGAGTGGGAGAAAGTTCTCAGAAGCAATGCTTGGTCTATGAGTGAGCTTCCTGAGGAATTCAGGGGTGCTCTCTACTTGAGTTACGACGATTTGCCGCCTTATCTGAAGcaatgctttctttctttttgcctTTACCCTGAGGATTATGGACACCGCATTTGCGATCTTCGCAAGATGTGGGTGGCAGAGGGGTTTGTCAAGCAAGAAGAAGGTTTAATAATGGAAGAGTTAGCCGATCAATACTACTCCGAGCTAATACGTAGGAGTCTACTACAACCTGATCCTCGTTATGTGGATCAGGGCATGTGCACAGTACACGATCTCTTGCGATCTCTCGCTCAATATTTGTCACGAGGTGAAAGTTACTATGGAGATCCACAGTCCTTGGATGCTACTGCAATCTCAAAGCTTGCGCGCTTGTCAATTGCTGAGAACGGAGAGATTGTTACAATCCCTGGTCCAAACACTGAGCAGCTACGCTTGAGGACATTACTACTATTTAAGAGTCCACCTAGAATTGAGCACAATCTTTTCTCTAGAGTTCCATACCTCCAAGTGCTGCTTCTTAATGGAGAAGGGATAGAATGCATTCCTGATAGTGTGGGAAGTCTAATAAACCTTCGATTGTTAGATCTTGATCGGACTAGCATATCCAGGCTGCCGGACTCTATCGGCTTCCTAACGAATTTGCAGATTTTAAACTTACGAGATTGCAAATTTCTAAACACACTTCCAAGGGGCATCACTTGCTTATGCAGTCTTAGACAGCTTGGCCTTTTTGGGACCCCTTTAAGAAGTGTCCCCGAAGGAATAGGGAGACTACAACTGCTCAATGACCTCAGTGGATTTGTTATTAATGCAGACGGTAGTTGCAATACCGAACAAAATAGTTGGGACTTGGAAGAAATGAGATCACTAGGCCAACTAAGGTTGCTCCAATTATCTATTTTGGGGGGGGGACAGAATGCAAGTTCCGTGCAGTCCACTGATGACATAATAGATCAACCGCTGACGGTAACTCATCTAAGGAATAGGGCTTTTGTACTTGAAGATAAAGCCTTCCTAAAATATCTAGCTATATCCTGCACACCGCAGACGGAGAGGGCAGAAGCACTGCCATACACAGAGGAGGAAATCAGTAATATTGAAGACACCTTTGAGAAATTGCACCCTCCAACTTGTTTAGAAACATTATTTCTCGCCAACTTTTACAGTCATCATATGCCGAGTTGGTTGCTGTCGTCATCTTTGGGTACTTATCTTCCTCATCTAACATACGTGAAATTCATAGGTTTGCCACTATGCCCACAAATTCCACCTCTAGGCCAATTGCCGCATTTGAGGTTTCTCCGAATCGAAGATGCTTTGGCAATTGTAACTATTGGTCCAGAATTACTCGGTAATGGGGTTGGTGACGGGGTGCACGCAACAACAGCCTTTCCTAAGCTTGAATTTCTTATCATGAAAGGCATGCCTAATTGGGAAGAATGGTCCTTAGTTGGCAGTGAAACAGGAAACTCATCATCTTGCTCACTTCGAGTTATGCCTCGTTTAGAGCAGTTGTATGTGATAGATTGCCCAAAACTTAGAGCACTTCCAAAAGGTTTGCAGCAACTCAGAGCACTCCGGATTTTGCGCGCTACAAGGGCTCATAGCCTAAGTGTAATTGAGGACTTCCTATTCATTACTGAGCTTAAAATCTACATAAATAATGGCATGGAAAGGGTCTCAAATCTTCCTGCACTAAGGAAGCTCACCATTTATGACACTCCGGCTCTAAAGTGCGTCGATAATTTGGTTGCACTACAATACCTAGAGTTGGAAGATTATTCTATGAAGTCCCTCCCAGAATGGTTGTTGAGACTGGTCCAGCAACGCGCGCATCTTCGCGACGAAAACCTCCAACTTGTGATGCGCTGCAAGGCTGCCGTAATTCAGAGATGCCTTAGGGGAGGGCCAGACTGGCCTATCATCGAGTGCTTTTCTCGTGTCAGCGCCTACACCAAAGATAGATCAGCATATCTGGAATATACCAAGCAAAGTGGGTGCTATCGAACTAATCAATGAAGGTAACATCGGTGAAAACTTTCCTACTTCTCttctcattttcctttttttttccttctcgaTTAGTCGTCTTGTACTTCAAACTATTATGTTTGGCATCATCTCAATTCTCAAACTTAACTGCATTCATTATCTATGCTAGTTCATGATATTTCCCTAGTTTTCTCTCTATTCCTAGGAGCTTGCATAAATGCCTGGCTAGCTAAGCGCGCTTTgcttgttttttaaaataaaattctgcTTCAATAATGGTGCTTCATTTccattattctaaaatttcCTTCAGTCTCCCTTTCAAGTGAGTTTCATTGTCTTAAGATAAAGTTATAcagaatttatctgaactatgaatcGCTTTGAGTCAGCTATCTAAtctttctaaattttgattttactattcaattttttaatttatttgattttagtgGGTCAGTaccactttgacttcaaaatttaaactaactgattaatttaataaatttatagttgtgaaaatcacataaaatatgttaactaaatctgtaaagataaacgacacattcaaattttgaagataAATGCCGTTGActaaactcaaatcaaataaattgaaatattaaatactaaaatcaagattttgaaaggttggatagttaaCTCAAGATGGTTTATAGTTCGAATAAAGTTTGCATGTTTCACCTTATCTTAACTCAATTGTAGAAATATATATCATAGTGTGGAATGTATATGTATTCTTTTGAATTTACAAAAGCCATTTATTCTGTGTTTGCATTTATTCTATTTGCATGCTGAAAAATAAGTACATTTGATCAGGCAATCAACTGATCAAAAGTCAGATCTTTCAACTGGTCCTTCCAGTTCTATtagtaaaaagtttttttttctttttttctttttttttttttgagagaaagataaggtgctatttattttttttagaaaatacttagctggaaatataaagcAACTAAGCTTTGAACTTAAAATCTTGGATACCAACCATTATACCCTTTGTCACTTATATTAGAGATGGTTGGTTAGTAAGATCAGTTTACGATCTTTTTGTTGCGAGAGTTTGTCGATCATTTTCGGGCCGTCGCCTAATTCACAGTCAAAGTAAACtggtttttttttcctgaaacaAAGCCCTCTTTGGTTAGCTACTCCTGTGTCAATAATTTGAACATTTTagtctcaaagaaaaaaaaagaaaacaacccCAACTAATGTGAACATTTTGCTTATATGAACCTCTCTATTAATTACTAAGAACCCAGGCTTCATTACTTAGCTGCTGTTTgaaaagcatgaaaaaaaattgtggaaaaGATGTGTTTCATGAAAAacttcttttctaattttttttggccaatttggtTCTAAGAAAAAACTAGgtttttcagaaattttttttattgattttaccaaaaaattattgttttcatttgcaatttaaaaataaaaaaaacgaaaacaatAGTTTTCCATGAAATATGAAAAATGTTCTTCAAaaaaagctcttttttttttaaccaaagaGGTggaaaactagaaaaaaaaaaaatttcaaaatatatcttGTAATATCACGTTCTGCATACCATAATGTcatcctataaaaaaaaaaaaaaaaaaccattatgAATACTAAACGGACCCTAACTCTATAACATGCTTGTAAAGCTTAGTACACCCTAGTTCAAATGTAGGATCGAGCCCAGGATAGGGCTTAAACAAAGCCCAGATATTGATCCATGCAACTTTatgtttcttctttctcttttctcagagcctaaataaatttttaaggtTTCTAAATTTTCCTGTATACACATACACCGAAGCaaaatataataagaaagtAGAATAGCAAAACATTCTATATCGCAATGAGTCGATTAGACCATATTTTCTACAATCCtcaaagaaaaactaaaaggtatatttttatatatttgtgtcCTAATTCTGTATTGTCTATTAGAATTAAATAAGCCTTCATACTAAACGGGCGCTTTATCCGTTGGTCCGTTTAGTGTGATCTTGGGTTTTAGTGGCTGAATTTGGATTTTAGGCCTTTGTTTGGTAATTCTTAATTAGTTGCTTCtcctatataatatttttgaagattCTCGCCACCCTTTTGTGATCATCAGCCACAATAAAGAGTGGCTTGTTGTCCTCTTGCTTATTTGTTATTCAGTTGCGTTGTATCCAGTTAAATAAATTTGCCTATATATTATGAGTGTTCTCCATAAAAATACGTGATCTGAAAGTTAGAGAAGTGGCAAAGGGCTAGTTGGCAAAGGGCTAGGTGATCTGaccattcctagagcaagtggcaaagggttagGTGGTTGGTACttaagacccaagttcgaatcctaattgattcacattttcagccaagtttatttctaaatgaaataaacaaagcgggtagcgacTACctacctctcaaaaaaaaaaaagaagttagagAAGTGAAAAACTCATTCCGCTAGTAAAAATCCATTCAACCTAAAAACTTAAGCCCGGTGGACTAGACCCATTAATAAACATCGAATTTATTAGTTTCTTGTTAATTATTCGATATGAAACTATTAACAAGTGAAATTCTAATACTAAAAGACCCTTCGAATTAGGATTGGAGTGGGCAAACTGAGTAGGAGAGCACAAAACAAGCAaatctctcctttttcttttcataatatttttttagttgataTGGTGGCAAGCATGTACATGTATTCACTTCTCTCCATATTATGGAAGTTTTTACAGCTCCAAACTAATTTTCAACGTTAGAACATTTGAAATGTCTTTCCATACTATTGAACATTATCTTAAATAGTTGTAATTTAATTGAACTGGTAAAATGGAACAAGTTTTTGTCGAAGGTATTCTAACtttactttttctatatataaaacgATAAATGCCGTATGATAGCTGtcaaaatttatgtttggaATAGTTTGAATATAATAAAGTAGAAAAGTACTAAAACATTACCAAGTTCACTTTCTAAAGAATTCAAATATTGTAGATTACATCTAACAGTATTGATTATCATTTAGATACTCTGTTATTCGAAATCAAGTTATTAAGCAAACGTCttgatgtaattaattaattaataatgcataatctttttttttttgagataaaagcTAGGATTAATATCTGTTTTATTTATAGCGAATATAAACTGAGCTACAGTAGTGGGGCAACTGCCCCAAAAATCAAAAGCTTTTTGAACAAGAGCACgcaaaaaaacacaaaaaaaaaaaaatagttagttTATAATGCAGAATCTAGCTAACCTATGTAATTTATATATGTGTTAGTTCACCACTCATGCAGGTCTCTGACAATTCTAACAGAAGTTAATGATGATTCCCTGATCATCATTTACTTTCCTTCCCCCAATTGATGACACCACAACACTCCCATGATTTGATAAGAAATTTTCCCATCCCTCCAAAGTGATATGtatctttttttcttcaaaaaaaaaaaaaaaaaNCCAAATCATATTGGCACTTCACAAAGATAAGCAACTTTTTTGATGCCTAGCATTGAAAAGTAGATGAAGCCACTAAAATGTGTCTTTCCTTAGCTTAGTTGACAtctccaaaatatataaatttatataccaCTTCTTATCCCTCCAACTTAATCTTCTCCCCTTTTTATAATAGATGATGAGAAGGAAAGCAAAGAGAATTAATCTACTAAGGTAAAAATGTGCAGAGACCCCTCGCCTATCGGCCATTCTGAAATAACCCTCTGAATTTTAATCGCTTTTTCTATCGGTGAGCTTTTTCAGTTAGTTAAACTATCAGTAGTTAATTGTTTTAGTTTATTTACTGAAAAATGAATCAAAACTATTACTTTTGATGTGAACTCAATAAAATTTACTCAAGAGCGAAAGATCAAAATTTATAGTTGAAGGGGTCTTCATGCATTTTTACCATCTACAAATTTATAGAATTCGAGCTTGGGACCTCGGGTGCCAACCACcaagttttttgccacttgcgctagggacggtctgTCCTATATTCGCTTCTAAAGCTCATTAagattaaaacttttttttaataaaattagaaaataatttgacCTGGGGCGCCGAGCTATCTCTTCCTGGCCCATCTAGCTATGTTGTGCTTTGCTTGGTCTTGTTTAGCTTTGCTGATTCTTCTTTACCCAGCTTTGGGTCCTTTCTCATTTGCCTTATTTGACTATGTGTTTCCCTTCCTCAAATAGGGTATACttctgtttaatcaaaaaaaaagaaagaaaagaaaataatttgacTAAATTTAATTGGCTAATGAAAATAGAATATGCTTTGAAAAAAATAGGGTTTAAGAGAGATATATCTAACACAAGCAATGCTAGTATACCTAGAAAGGAAGTGTCCTTTGTATAAAGGGCAATATTTGatacttattttattaatttttttgagtgAATTAAGAACTAAGTTTGCTATCAAAAGGGGTTGTATTTTCTATAACTCCTCATCCGAaaattgtagaatttttttgaGTGAACAACtcagtttgctattttttttaaaaaaaaaagttattgtaGGAATATAATACAAAGTTGACAATCGAACTAGCATTAATGtagaaagttttaaaatattctttaaaccTCAGGACGGCGTGTAACGTGCAA
This genomic window from Ananas comosus cultivar F153 linkage group 3, ASM154086v1, whole genome shotgun sequence contains:
- the LOC109708127 gene encoding putative disease resistance protein RGA3, whose product is MIVTNNRRTFQVIAVAGMGGIGKTTLAQKVYNNPRIGDHFQVRIWICVTQKYSDVRLTQDIIRKAGGSCGTAERLCELLPILCRTLGGRSIFLVLDDVWRSDVWTDLLRNPLQNGAASGCVLVTTRDQNVAMRMGAKHIHWVEKMTVDSGWELLCKRTYLEEEGEDVQCLRSVGVQIVNKCGSLPLAIKVIAGVLTTKEKSRKEWEKVLRSNAWSMSELPEEFRGALYLSYDDLPPYLKQCFLSFCLYPEDYGHRICDLRKMWVAEGFVKQEEGLIMEELADQYYSELIRRSLLQPDPRYVDQGMCTVHDLLRSLAQYLSRGESYYGDPQSLDATAISKLARLSIAENGEIVTIPGPNTEQLRLRTLLLFKSPPRIEHNLFSRVPYLQVLLLNGEGIECIPDSVGSLINLRLLDLDRTSISRLPDSIGFLTNLQILNLRDCKFLNTLPRGITCLCSLRQLGLFGTPLRSVPEGIGRLQLLNDLSGFVINADGSCNTEQNSWDLEEMRSLGQLRLLQLSILGGGQNASSVQSTDDIIDQPLTVTHLRNRAFVLEDKAFLKYLAISCTPQTERAEALPYTEEEISNIEDTFEKLHPPTCLETLFLANFYSHHMPSWLLSSSLGTYLPHLTYVKFIGLPLCPQIPPLGQLPHLRFLRIEDALAIVTIGPELLGNGVGDGVHATTAFPKLEFLIMKGMPNWEEWSLVGSETGNSSSCSLRVMPRLEQLYVIDCPKLRALPKGLQQLRALRILRATRAHSLSVIEDFLFITELKIYINNGMERVSNLPALRKLTIYDTPALKCVDNLVALQYLELEDYSMKSLPEWLLRLVQQRAHLRDENLQLVMRCKAAVIQRCLRGGPDWPIIECFSRVSAYTKDRSAYLEYTKQSGCYRTNQ